The following DNA comes from Musa acuminata AAA Group cultivar baxijiao chromosome BXJ1-4, Cavendish_Baxijiao_AAA, whole genome shotgun sequence.
ACACTGTACAAAAACGACGCTGCATGAGATTAGCACAGAGAGGTAAGCAAGCATAACGTAAGAACCTGAAGCAGATTGTTCACGATTGTGGTGCCATCTCCAAAGTTGGACTGAACGATGCTGAGGAACGTGGTACGATTCAAACGCAGGAGTTGGCACAATGACCTTGTTCGTGCTGTGAACGCTTGTGGTCGGCAACAAAGGACTCCTATCTCCCCAGCAACATCACCTGTCTTTGCCACTCGACAAACCTTCATAAAAACCACAAGATTATTCACAGAATCCAAAATTTGGCATCTCTGTCGATAGCCATCTTTCCTCGATTTACCTGTTCGGCTCCGCTCTTATGATCAATCAAATCCTGCCAAGTTTTAGTGCATCAGCTTTGTACAGAAAAAATGGAGTCAAATAGATCTGTCACATGACACAGAGTATTTATTACCATAATGCCGGTGACTACTATGTAAAGGTCTGTAGGCGCTTCGTTTTGCAAGATGACATCTTCCCTTGGTGGAAAGTATTCAGCCTTCATTTCTGACACCTTCAAAACATTTTCCACTGTAGTGAGAAAGACTAGAAGATAACAAAGATTAGAGCATTGAGCATTCAGTATGCAGCATTACCAGCTGGAAAAGCATATTATGAGAGACCCCCCGGAACAAGTAGACCTTAGCAACGAGAGGGTAAAACAAGTGGTGGGAAATGCTGGAACGAATGGCTTTAGGAAGGGTGTCGAGTGTTTCTTGCTGGTGAAGCCCTTCAGAATCTATCCTGAACCTTAAGCTGAGATGCGAGATCATCTGGTCTTGCAGCCGGTCCGGGAGCTGGTTCCTTTGAGCAAAACCTGTGGCTGCTTGAATCGAATCCCTCTACGTACGTACAATTCCACATCCATCCACCGAAAGCAAATGCATGTTAGTTAGTCTAACGCATGCATGAGCAATGGGAAACAAAGGACGATCTTACATAATTTCTAGTTCGTCTGGTGCCATGCACAACCAAGTTGGTCATGTTTCCGATCAAGTAGGAGGTCAATCCGAGGTTGAAGAGCATGTAAACAATGGCAAACGCCATCTCCCATGTGTTTTGAACATGCAAGTCTCCGTACCCCACGGTGCTCAGGGTGGTGATTGACCAATACAATGATGTGACATAACGGACCCACAAGCTTCTGACATGGAAGTCGGGGATAGACGCCCCAATCCATGTTCTGCTGGGATCATGATACCTTGCAGCGACAAGGTAAAAGAAGCAACCGGCAGAATGCACCGCAAAGAGGGTGACCTGCGAGATCAGAGCAGAAAACGATGAAGGTGGTTTAGAGGTGCGTGCAGCTCAATATACACTTGCAAAAGCATCTGCCAACTACTACACTTACACAGGTAAGCTTCGCACATCGAACCCAAAAGTAGTTAAATTTCCTATCTTTCTCTAATCTGCAAACCAAAAGAGTAAAAGCATGAAGACAATTATTCGAAGAAAACTTATACGAATGGGAACCATGAAGCCATAAGATCCATACCGAGCGAAAAGTGAGCTAACTCTTCGGAGACGCCAAAGCCGAAGCATGGTGAAGAACCCATAAGATCCGAGCTTGCGAGGTAGAATCCTTCGGACGATCTCTAAAGGTACAGTGGAAGCAAGATCCAGAACGAACCAGGTGGATAGGTACCTCCAAGCTATTTTCTTCCGACTGTCTATAAGCAGATAAGATGTTTTGTCGACGTAAGCCACGAAGAAGGTCAAGACGATATCGACTGCGAAGAATGCATCGACGACGTTATCCACCAGCGCCAGAGCTCCCCTCGATCTCTCAAGGAATCCGAACTCGAATGGCGACGCCCACGCAGTGTAAACGACCAGAACGATAAGAAAAGTCTCCCAGGCTCTGCACCCAACTACTTGCTATCACACAACCAGTGGGAAGTCTTCCGAAAGAAAAAGAAGCAAAGACTAACACAAAACAATAATTAATTAtggattattatttataatttttaatatttttgagaTATTCCTTTGTAGATGAACATGAATGTCCTCAAATTATCACTTACTTCCAAAAATATTTTTAGCTACTTccgtatattttttttttcccttcttcgGAGAGAATAGATGTAACGTTCACAGAGATAGGGTTCCAAGGATGATCGAAGAGGAAGTGGTTAGAATTCCGACATCAATGCTCATGGGGACATAATAGTAATAGATTATATTtagtataattatattttattttttttgttaggtGATTATGAAGTAAGGGAGTTTGCAAGGAAAAGAGATAAATATGCGTATCGatcaaataaaaaacaaagacaTTTATGGATTGTTTCCTGTTTAAGTAGAATTGCAGTAACATGCAAACCCGGAAATAAATATTATCAGACGTCGGTGAAAGAAGAAACCAAGAAAAGAAACACAAGCATTAATCATCATAGCTCACGCGATCGCTTTCTCCTACCACATATTATGTcaacaagaacaagaaacaaaGACCCCGGTTGACGTCCGAACACGCATCTCACagaaccaagaagaagaagaagaggtggggGAGTATCATTTAGTAGCTTATAGTGATGATGTGACATGTAATGAATTCATGCATCAAGGTACGTACTTATATCTGCGGGCGTACGGGGAGACGATGAACCTCCGAAGCTTGACCCTGCGAGTACTCCTGGCGCCGAGGGAAGGAAGGATGCCGCTCGACAAGTTGTAGAGGTTTGCCTCCCTCGACAGTTCAGTTTCCACATCATGAACGCCTGTCGTGGTCACCGGCGGCGCTCTGAGCCTCGCTGCCTTCCTCTCCTTCGCCATTGCTGTTGATATTGGCGTTGAAAGGCTTAGAACATCAAACACTCACAGAGAGTATGATTTTTATTTACTACATGGTCGGTGTTCTTATAGAGATGGATGTCTCGATATGCAATGTACGGTAATATCCGTAGATTTGGTTGAAGAACCATATATGGTAGGGCCAATATAATTGGCTAATTACAATCAAATCACAATAAAAAAATGTTAGGAAAGAATAATGATTCAAAGAATGTTGATAATGTTTTTAAAGAAACTCCTAATACCCGCGTCCTATTGAAAATCTCAATCTTAAACATAAATTAAATGAAACTTGACTTCATTAGTTAAATCAAAATTATGttaatcgatcgatcgatcgatcatgTGTATGTATAGAACCCCCGTTTGATACTTTGTCTCACTACATAGTGATAATCAATAGCTATATGTTTTGTGCGTTATAGGATTAACCTAAAACCATATTAAATTTGAACTAAAAGCCTTTAAATCACATTAAGGAAGCCAATTGAATAATTATGTATATAAATAGTAAATGAACTATGTTATATTTGATTAACACGATCTATATAAATGTGATCTATCTTTAATTTGATTAGTGTAGAAACAATGTTAGACGCATTAAATTTCAACTTGCCCAAATAAATAGTAACTTGCTTGGATAAGTCGAGGATGGGCACCATTGGTTTGTTTGCAATCTCCACAAGAGGCTATACGTCCACAGTAATGGAACCCAACCATTGTTGTGGGTTCCCAGCTGTGGAAATGAGGCCTTGTTTGAGAGTTCATATCAGTGAATTCAACGCGCGTTTGTTTGCAATCTAAACTTAGGCTCTGTCCGCATTAATGGAACCCAACCATTCTTGTGGGTTCCCAGCTGTGGACATGAGGCCTTGTTTGAGAGTTCAGATCAATGAATTCGATGCACCCAAACAATAACTGTGGTTGGACGAAACAGTTGCTTCAGGATGAATTGCTGAGGCAGCGATGCCTCGTATAGGTAGGTGCTATAGAAGACCAATACGGGGTTCATTGAAATATCGAACATGAAGGCTCATTTTGAACCATCGAGCATTGATGTTCGATGAAGAAGGGAGTGACTTGGATCAAAGGTTGGACGGAGGAGGGAGGGGTTGGCGAAAGAAAGATAGCGGCCGGGGGAGAATATTCATTTGGTCTAGTGATATAGACGTAGGGTGATGTGTTGGTAAAGTTGAGATTAGAGTAAGAGCGTGCAGCGAGCGGCGGCACGAAGAGAAaataggagagagaaatagaaagagaaagtaagatttctgagtttttctgcttgacgatcggtgaccAAACGTTGTTAATTTCGacctaaattttatgtggagaatccttgcaaactctacaatcctaacggtattgatctgcagtttaccctctctaaggtattttcctgtgatattcactttgtgagacatagaattctctttggaggagatccacctatgtgctgaagatatgctattcttgagccaagatctatgttcttgatattattctgatactctagttattctagagaaggcctactgtaaatctgttatcattattattgatagtggaagtttgaggtggactacggtcccgtagtttttcccacattgggttttccacgttaaaaagatttggtctcactgtgtgattgatttattgctctattgtttatgctgtgttggttgatattttcatttggatatcaagttggtattttgataaggaacccattttgatacacaaagagggaaaagattattctgaattaacaggtttcttcccaacaagtggtatcagagcatcaggttgtttggtgctagttttcttatgtgattgaaatggagtcagatggtatgattaaattgaactcatcaaattattctacttggaggcgtctgacggaagatttgctctattgcaaatatttatataagcctatcaaggttaaagataaaccttctactatggacgatgaagaatgggaagttcaacatagaaaagttattgcctatattagaagatggatgtatataaactcgcatgagcatatttcagatgaaatcagagatgatattgtttggcaaaggttagaaaatctcgttgcgaaaaagacagtgggaaatagaatttctctcctcagaaggcttgtaaatttgaaatataaagatggtggcaacattgttgagcacataagcctatttcagagtcttgcaaacaagttggttgctatgaaaatgaatatagatgatgagatgcagggattattacttctcagctctttaccagaaagttgggaaacgtatgtggtgactatttgtaactccacgccagaggggactctaaccatagatatggttaaagacagtttgctaaatgaagatgcaagaaagaaagaacagggtgaatcttcttctggtgcatttgttattgaaaaacaagaaagacgtggaagaagtcatagcagaaatccatatggttatagaggaagatccaagtctagaagagatatcaaatgttttcactgtaataagccaggtcacatgaagagagAGTGTAGGTTttagaagcgagaacagaatgaaatgaagaaaaatgagaaagagattaatacagttgctactgaaggtaatatcactattgtctatgatgaaggttgtgttatccttgtagctcaggatagtaattgggtaattgactctggtgcttcatttcatgttacttctcatggtgatttctttagatcttacagtgctggtgattttggtaatgtcagaatgggaaacaatggtacatctaagattgtgggtattagagatatttgcttggagaccagtattgggagcaaattgatactcaaagatgtaaggcatgttccagatattcgtcttaacttgatatctacaggtagacttgatgatgagggctttgcacattatttttggtgaaagtaaatggaaactcactaaaggttctctaattatggcaaaaagaaagaagattaactctttttatgtcatggaacctaagctacacaaaggagagattaatgcaattcgaaaaggtgaaagt
Coding sequences within:
- the LOC103981625 gene encoding potassium channel AKT1-like translates to MAKERKAARLRAPPVTTTGVHDVETELSREANLYNLSSGILPSLGARSTRRVKLRRFIVSPYARRYKAWETFLIVLVVYTAWASPFEFGFLERSRGALALVDNVVDAFFAVDIVLTFFVAYVDKTSYLLIDSRKKIAWRYLSTWFVLDLASTVPLEIVRRILPRKLGSYGFFTMLRLWRLRRVSSLFARLEKDRKFNYFWVRCAKLTCVTLFAVHSAGCFFYLVAARYHDPSRTWIGASIPDFHVRSLWVRYVTSLYWSITTLSTVGYGDLHVQNTWEMAFAIVYMLFNLGLTSYLIGNMTNLVVHGTRRTRNYRDSIQAATGFAQRNQLPDRLQDQMISHLSLRFRIDSEGLHQQETLDTLPKAIRSSISHHLFYPLVAKVYLFRGVSHNMLFQLVSEMKAEYFPPREDVILQNEAPTDLYIVVTGIMDLIDHKSGAEQVCRVAKTGDVAGEIGVLCCRPQAFTARTRSLCQLLRLNRTTFLSIVQSNFGDGTTIVNNLLQCLKAQEDPVMMRVLREIENMLAQGRLDLPLTLCFAVTRGDDLLLHQLLRRGLDPNESDSNGQTALHIAASKGNENCVHLLLDYGADPNSQDSEGSVPLWEAMAGKHGNVVKLLIENGANLSSGDMGLFASTAAEQNSLELLEDIIRCGGDVTVPERDGSTALHLAVCQGNAEVVNFLLEQGADMDKPDCHGWTPRNLADQKGHAMIKALFEAKRAQNITCMSVSDLVGRCSGDPAVPLPQLTVGNSTREGSDPTRKTNFHNSLFGVISAARANRKSDSGFLSSVALPRSAAVLGGSNGHNGLLRVTISCPEKANSARKLIPLPGSLAELLDLGRNKFGFLPTKVLTEEGAEIDDVKVIRDGDHLVLVSDAWTGEGSSKQDGA